A window of Candidatus Tectomicrobia bacterium genomic DNA:
CGCTTAACTCATTCCATTTCAATGGGTTCAATGCCCACTGCCAAATAGCACGGCATCAGGGAAAGCGCAGGCCTTGAGGCCATAAGCGGTCCACCAGACCTGCCGGAACAACGCGACCAGATGGGCCCGCCATATTTCATGGGAACTTCTATTCATGGGGACTTCTAATGGTACACAGTTTTCCCCGGCTCGAGCTCGATGGGGATCGTTCGCATCCAGAGCTGATCCTCCCACCACTTCCGGTTTTCCTTGTACCAGGTGATGGCACGCTCCAGTCCCTGCGCCAGGCTTATCCGGGGCTCCCAGCCGAGGAGCCGCTTGGCCTGCTCGTTGTTCGCGGTGTGCCGCTCGACCTGGCCAGGGCGGTCGGCGGTGAGTTCGATGTGCGCGCGGGGCACGTCCATGGCGTCCGCGATCATCTCGGCCAGGCGGACGATGGACGTGCTGGTGCCCGTTCCAAGGTTTATGGCCTTGCCCGCCACCTTTTCGATGGGGCAGTGCAGGAGGCTCTCCAGCGCCCGGCAGGCGTCCTCCACGTACATCCAGTCCCGCGAAGCCTCGCCACTCCCGTGGACTCTGAGCGGCTCCCCCAGGAGGCATCCGGTGACGAACCGCGGAATCGCCTTCTCCAGATGCTGGTAGGGGCCGTAATTGTTGAAGGGGCGGACGATGACGACGGGAAGGTTGTAGGTGCACCAGTAGGAGTACACCAGCCGGTCGGCGCCCACCTTGGCCGCCGCGTAGGGGCTCCGCGCCAGGAGCGGATGGTCTTCGGCCATCTTCGGCTGGACAGCACTGCCGTACACCTCGGAGCTGGAGATGTGAATGAAGCGTTCGATCCGGTCCCGGTGGGCCAGGACGGCGCTGGCGAGGACCTGCGTCCCCATGACGTCCGTCTCGAAAAAGAGGGAGTTGTCGAAAATGGAGCGGGTGACGTGGGTCTCGGCCGCGAAGTGGACGACGGTCTCAACCCGGGAGACGAGCGCGGAGACAATGGCGCCGTTGCGGATGTTTCCATAGTGGAAGTGAAGCCTTCCCCCTTTCCCCGAGTTCTCGGCGAGGGGAAGGTTCTTGATGCTGCCAGCGTAGGTGAGGCAATCGAGGACGTGGATTTCGCAATCCTTGTAGCGATCGAGCATGTGGCGGACGAAGTTTGAGCCGATGAAACCCGCGCCGCCTGTCACGAGAATCTTGCGCATGTACGGCTTTTCCCCTTCTGGAGGAGGAGATTCAGGCTATACGGAATCCTTCACTCATAGCCCCCGTCTGCCGCTTGTCGCACGGCTGCGATCACGTCCTCGACATCCTGGTCGGTCATCGCCGGAAAGAGCGGTATAGAAAATACATTGTCTCCCACCCGTTCGGCAATGGGAAAATCTCGCGGGCGAAACCCGTACGCCCGGCGGTAGTAGGGGTGCAGGTGCACGGCCCGGAAGTGGACGCCAACGCCGACCTTGGCGTTCTGGACCCGCTCCATCATCTCGTCCCGGGTGAAGCCCAGCTTCTCGGGATCCACCAAGAGGACATAGAGGTGATGGGGGTGCGACCAGCCGGCGGGCACCTCATGGGAGAGTGGGCGAAGGCCGGGGAGGCCCGCGAATGCCGCGTCGTAGCGGGCGGTAATCTCCGCCCGCCGCGCGTTGAATTCGGCCAGCCTGGCCAACTGCTGAAGCCCGAGGGCGGCCTGCAGGTCCATCATGTTGTATTTGAAGCCGGGCTCGATAAT
This region includes:
- a CDS encoding GDP-mannose 4,6-dehydratase, which translates into the protein MRKILVTGGAGFIGSNFVRHMLDRYKDCEIHVLDCLTYAGSIKNLPLAENSGKGGRLHFHYGNIRNGAIVSALVSRVETVVHFAAETHVTRSIFDNSLFFETDVMGTQVLASAVLAHRDRIERFIHISSSEVYGSAVQPKMAEDHPLLARSPYAAAKVGADRLVYSYWCTYNLPVVIVRPFNNYGPYQHLEKAIPRFVTGCLLGEPLRVHGSGEASRDWMYVEDACRALESLLHCPIEKVAGKAINLGTGTSTSIVRLAEMIADAMDVPRAHIELTADRPGQVERHTANNEQAKRLLGWEPRISLAQGLERAITWYKENRKWWEDQLWMRTIPIELEPGKTVYH